A section of the Bacillus sp. HSf4 genome encodes:
- a CDS encoding polysaccharide deacetylase family protein has protein sequence MMNHPYSLDYIDAMKKDAVTVAAQKDELYQELVQKAPEYEAKPQNAKIDKIWKAMPGYNGIKVNIEKSYKKIKEAGEFNEKLLVYDQVRPKVHLESLKPEPIYRGHPDKPMVSFLINVAWGNEHLEKMLPILNKHHVKATFFLEGKWVKNHPDLAKSIVKGGHEIGNHSYNHPDMSRLTRERISEQLRMTNEQIKETLGVKPKWFAPPSGSFRKEVVDQAHQMGMGTVMWTVDTIDWQKPQPAVLQQRVLSKVHNGAMILMHPTDPTAKSLDALIQNLHEKGYHIGTVSQLLNEKRLLVK, from the coding sequence ATGATGAATCATCCATACTCACTCGATTACATAGATGCGATGAAGAAGGATGCGGTGACCGTCGCCGCTCAAAAGGATGAACTGTATCAGGAGCTGGTGCAAAAAGCGCCTGAGTACGAAGCGAAACCGCAAAACGCAAAAATCGATAAGATTTGGAAAGCGATGCCGGGGTATAACGGTATAAAGGTGAACATCGAAAAGTCTTACAAAAAAATAAAAGAGGCTGGCGAATTCAATGAAAAGCTTCTTGTTTACGACCAAGTGAGACCAAAAGTCCATCTGGAGTCTTTAAAGCCTGAGCCGATTTACCGCGGACATCCCGATAAACCGATGGTATCGTTTCTTATCAATGTCGCCTGGGGGAATGAGCATTTGGAAAAAATGCTTCCCATATTGAACAAACATCATGTGAAAGCCACATTCTTTCTGGAGGGCAAATGGGTGAAAAACCATCCGGATCTGGCAAAATCCATCGTAAAGGGCGGCCATGAAATTGGAAACCATTCATACAATCACCCGGATATGAGCAGACTGACGAGAGAACGAATCTCAGAACAGCTGCGGATGACAAATGAACAAATTAAAGAAACCCTCGGGGTCAAACCAAAGTGGTTTGCGCCGCCGAGCGGCAGCTTCCGCAAAGAAGTCGTCGATCAGGCTCACCAAATGGGAATGGGTACGGTGATGTGGACAGTCGATACAATCGACTGGCAGAAGCCGCAGCCGGCCGTTCTGCAGCAACGGGTATTAAGCAAAGTACACAACGGTGCCATGATATTGATGCATCCGACAGATCCAACTGCCAAAAGCCTTGATGCTTTGATTCAAAACCTTCATGAAAAAGGCTATCACATCGGAACTGTCTCACAGCTGCTGAATGAAAAAAGGCTTTTGGTCAAATAG
- a CDS encoding pitrilysin family protein, giving the protein MIKRYTCQNGVRIVFENNPTVRSVAIGVWIGTGSRHETPEINGISHFLEHMFFKGTKTRTARDIAESFDRIGGQVNAFTSKEYTCYYAKVLDEHASFALEVLSDMFFHSSFDEEELKKEKNVVFEEIKMYEDTPDDIVHDLLSKASYGGHSLGYPILGTEETLASFDGDALRRYMDEYYTPDRVVISIAGNVPESFIKEAEKHFGSYEANGKRTGMAKPEFHHQQMTRKKDTEQAHLCLGFNGLEVGHPEIYDLIVLNNILGGSMSSRLFQDVREDKGLAYSVFSYHSSYEDSGMMTIYAGTGASQLQLLSETIHETLRVLKADGITPKELENSKEQMKGSLMLSLESTNSKMSRNGKNELLLGKHRTLDEIIEKLNAVNLDRVNNLANRMFTDDYSQALISPTGELPK; this is encoded by the coding sequence TTGATTAAACGATATACTTGTCAAAACGGGGTAAGAATCGTATTTGAAAACAATCCCACTGTCCGGTCGGTAGCTATCGGCGTTTGGATTGGAACCGGGTCAAGACACGAAACACCGGAGATCAACGGCATTTCGCATTTTCTGGAGCACATGTTTTTTAAAGGGACAAAAACGCGCACGGCCAGAGACATTGCGGAGTCTTTTGACAGAATAGGCGGCCAGGTCAATGCGTTTACCTCAAAGGAGTATACGTGCTACTATGCCAAAGTTCTTGATGAACATGCAAGCTTCGCTTTGGAAGTGCTCTCGGATATGTTCTTCCATTCATCATTTGACGAGGAAGAATTAAAAAAAGAAAAAAACGTCGTCTTTGAAGAAATTAAAATGTATGAAGACACGCCTGATGATATCGTCCACGATCTTTTAAGCAAGGCGTCATACGGCGGCCATTCCCTGGGCTATCCGATTCTCGGAACAGAGGAAACGCTGGCGAGCTTTGACGGAGATGCCCTGCGCCGCTATATGGACGAATACTATACACCGGACCGGGTCGTGATTTCGATTGCCGGAAATGTTCCTGAAAGCTTTATCAAAGAAGCGGAAAAGCATTTCGGTTCATATGAAGCGAACGGAAAAAGAACAGGAATGGCAAAACCGGAATTTCATCATCAACAAATGACGCGCAAAAAAGATACTGAACAGGCTCATCTCTGCCTCGGGTTCAATGGACTTGAAGTCGGCCACCCCGAAATTTACGACCTGATCGTACTCAACAACATTTTGGGAGGAAGCATGAGCAGCCGCCTTTTTCAGGATGTTCGCGAAGATAAAGGACTCGCTTATTCCGTATTCAGCTACCACAGCTCATATGAAGACAGCGGAATGATGACGATTTATGCGGGAACCGGCGCCAGCCAGCTGCAGCTTCTGTCAGAAACGATCCATGAAACGCTTCGCGTGTTAAAAGCGGATGGCATCACCCCGAAAGAATTGGAAAACAGCAAAGAGCAAATGAAAGGCAGCCTGATGCTCAGTCTTGAAAGCACGAACAGCAAAATGAGCCGCAACGGAAAAAATGAGCTGCTGCTCGGAAAGCACCGGACGCTGGATGAGATTATCGAAAAACTGAACGCCGTCAATCTCGACCGCGTCAACAATCTCGCCAACCGGATGTTTACGGACGACTATTCTCAAGCCTTGATCAGTCCGACCGGAGAACTTCCGAAATAA
- a CDS encoding YlmC/YmxH family sporulation protein gives MRLSELSGKEIVDIKRAERLGVLGQTDLEINEQDGQITALIIPSVKWFGLGRKQGNDIRVPWTQIQKIGTDMIILDVPEDSGIKEE, from the coding sequence ATGAGGCTGAGCGAGCTTTCGGGAAAAGAGATCGTCGATATCAAGCGGGCTGAGCGCCTCGGCGTGCTTGGGCAGACCGACCTTGAGATCAATGAACAGGACGGACAGATCACCGCCCTCATCATCCCTTCGGTGAAATGGTTCGGACTTGGCAGAAAGCAGGGGAATGACATCAGGGTGCCATGGACGCAGATTCAAAAAATCGGAACAGACATGATTATTCTCGATGTTCCTGAAGACAGCGGAATAAAAGAAGAATAG